The Haladaptatus cibarius D43 genome window below encodes:
- the coxB gene encoding cytochrome c oxidase subunit II — protein MDSKRIAFVSVFGAALLSAAVDPVLAQGYSSTTEELIQTLNTQLLYAAIPITVLVEGILIYTVWKFRNNDNPLPTKENRRLEITWTVATAIVLLFVGYASYGVMANEYVTTTPEDAQEMEGNAVEVEVVAEKYIWTFNYEGENVSTGGTMVIPEDRPVYLNVTSGDWLHALHVPELGLKQDAIPNQHNVIKTKATETGTYQLYCAEYCGVGHSNMLGEIQVVSQSEYQNWLQEQKQENSGGSGGNSSSGGNNSSAGGNATTTTASA, from the coding sequence ATGGATTCCAAGCGGATAGCGTTCGTCTCGGTGTTCGGCGCGGCGCTTCTTTCGGCCGCTGTAGATCCCGTGCTGGCACAGGGCTACAGTTCGACGACCGAGGAACTCATCCAGACGCTGAACACCCAGTTGCTGTATGCAGCGATTCCGATTACGGTGCTTGTCGAGGGTATCCTCATCTACACCGTGTGGAAGTTCCGCAACAACGACAACCCACTCCCGACGAAGGAGAACCGTCGCCTCGAAATCACGTGGACTGTTGCGACTGCAATCGTCCTACTGTTCGTCGGCTACGCCTCCTATGGCGTGATGGCAAACGAGTACGTCACCACCACCCCGGAAGACGCACAGGAGATGGAGGGCAACGCAGTCGAAGTCGAAGTCGTGGCGGAGAAGTACATCTGGACGTTCAACTACGAAGGTGAGAACGTCTCCACCGGCGGAACGATGGTGATTCCCGAAGACCGCCCGGTGTATCTCAACGTCACATCCGGTGATTGGTTACACGCGCTTCACGTTCCCGAACTCGGCCTGAAACAGGACGCCATCCCGAACCAGCACAACGTCATCAAGACGAAGGCGACCGAAACGGGCACCTACCAGCTCTACTGTGCGGAGTACTGTGGCGTCGGCCACTCCAACATGCTCGGTGAAATCCAAGTCGTCTCCCAGAGCGAGTACCAGAACTGGCTCCAAGAGCAGAAACAGGAAAACAGTGGCGGCTCCGGCGGTAACAGCAGCTCCGGTGGTAACAACAGCAGCGCAGGCGGCAACGCAACCACCACGACTGCCTCGGCGTAA
- a CDS encoding cytochrome c oxidase subunit 3, which produces MTVTDDSTEEHGHHLPAVEDWPKGFGEASWWPFITAVGGAGFYIGAALFVLGHGGTNLVGPTIGPAVFIASTAVFLAGLYGWVYHAFVKHFWSKDSREKGVNALRWGMIAFLGSEIATFGAGFVYFFFIRAGTWPPAGAELPHLVGDLVLINTALLVLSSITLHWAHVELRKNNRSRFLAGLAATLLLGVIFIGGQVYEYYVFIVEEGFTFTGGVFNSAFYGLTGLHGIHVTMGAVLIGIVFVRALYGQYSAERHLSVSTVSMYWHFVDVVWIFLVVVLYVGAEVQL; this is translated from the coding sequence ATGACGGTAACGGACGATTCGACAGAGGAGCACGGCCATCACCTCCCGGCCGTCGAGGACTGGCCGAAAGGCTTCGGTGAGGCGTCGTGGTGGCCCTTTATCACCGCCGTTGGTGGGGCAGGGTTCTACATCGGTGCCGCGCTGTTCGTCCTCGGACACGGCGGAACCAACCTCGTCGGGCCGACGATTGGCCCGGCAGTGTTCATCGCCAGCACCGCTGTTTTCCTCGCCGGACTGTACGGCTGGGTGTATCACGCCTTCGTCAAACACTTCTGGAGCAAGGATTCACGGGAAAAAGGGGTCAACGCGCTTCGCTGGGGAATGATAGCGTTCCTCGGTTCCGAAATCGCAACCTTCGGCGCAGGGTTCGTGTATTTCTTCTTCATCCGCGCGGGGACGTGGCCCCCGGCAGGTGCTGAGCTACCGCATCTCGTCGGCGACCTCGTGCTCATCAACACGGCACTGCTGGTGTTGAGTAGTATCACGCTCCACTGGGCGCACGTCGAACTGCGGAAGAACAACCGGAGTCGCTTCCTCGCGGGACTCGCCGCGACGCTCCTGCTCGGCGTCATCTTCATCGGCGGACAGGTGTACGAATACTACGTCTTCATCGTCGAAGAAGGATTTACGTTCACCGGCGGCGTGTTCAACAGCGCGTTCTACGGCCTGACCGGCCTGCACGGGATTCACGTGACGATGGGTGCGGTTCTCATCGGTATCGTGTTCGTGCGCGCACTCTACGGACAGTACTCCGCGGAGCGCCACCTGTCGGTCAGTACGGTTTCGATGTACTGGCACTTCGTGGACGTTGTCTGGATTTTCCTCGTTGTCGTGCTGTACGTCGGCGCGGAAGTTCAGCTCTAA